A single window of Mycolicibacterium madagascariense DNA harbors:
- a CDS encoding maleylpyruvate isomerase family mycothiol-dependent enzyme produces the protein MTYVELARAEREDFADVLAGLTAEQWQRPSLCAGWSVRDVAAHCVSFEGLSATELAARFLRGRLQTDRTNAIAVAALADRSTDALIALLRDNATPHGLGAGFGGRVALTDNMIHQQDIRRPLGLQRRIPAERLTVALDFARYAPTLRGAWLARGVRLAATDVDWSFGTGPDVRGPGEALLLVMAGRRAALADLDGPGVGKLAARL, from the coding sequence GTGACGTACGTCGAACTGGCCCGCGCCGAACGGGAGGACTTCGCCGACGTGCTGGCCGGCCTGACTGCGGAGCAGTGGCAGCGGCCGTCGCTGTGTGCCGGGTGGTCCGTGCGCGACGTCGCCGCGCACTGCGTCAGCTTCGAGGGGTTGTCCGCGACCGAACTGGCCGCGCGGTTCCTGCGGGGACGGCTGCAGACCGACCGCACCAACGCGATCGCCGTCGCGGCCCTGGCCGACCGATCCACCGACGCGTTGATCGCCCTGCTGCGCGACAACGCCACCCCGCATGGTCTCGGTGCGGGGTTCGGTGGTCGAGTGGCATTGACCGACAACATGATCCACCAACAGGACATCCGCCGTCCGCTGGGACTGCAGCGCCGCATCCCCGCCGAGCGGTTGACGGTGGCACTGGACTTCGCGCGGTACGCCCCCACCCTGCGGGGCGCGTGGCTCGCACGCGGGGTCCGGCTCGCCGCGACCGACGTGGACTGGTCCTTCGGCACGGGCCCCGACGTTCGCGGCCCGGGGGAGGCGCTGTTGCTGGTGATGGCGGGCCGGCGCGCGGCCCTGGCCGATCTCGACGGGCCCGGCGTCGGGAAGCTCGCCGCCCGGCTCTGA
- the nadD gene encoding nicotinate-nucleotide adenylyltransferase — translation MTRRRLGVMGGTFDPIHHGHLVAASEVADRFDLDEVVFVPTGQPWQKRGRAVTAAEDRYLMTVIATAANPRFSVSRVDIDRGGATYTKDTLRDLGALNPDADLYFITGADALGSILSWQNWEDLFSMARFIGVSRPGYELDGEHIAAAMKELPDEALQLVEVPALAISSSDCRWRAAQGRPIWYLVPDGVVQYVTKRGLYPASVLSTGERTP, via the coding sequence GTGACTCGACGCAGGCTGGGGGTGATGGGCGGGACGTTCGATCCCATCCACCACGGCCACCTGGTGGCCGCCAGCGAAGTCGCCGACCGATTCGACCTCGACGAAGTGGTATTCGTGCCGACGGGTCAGCCGTGGCAGAAGCGGGGGCGCGCCGTCACCGCCGCCGAGGACCGCTACCTCATGACGGTCATCGCCACGGCGGCCAACCCGCGCTTCTCGGTCAGTCGCGTCGACATCGACCGCGGCGGTGCGACCTACACCAAGGACACCCTGCGCGATCTCGGTGCCCTCAACCCCGACGCCGACCTGTACTTCATCACCGGCGCGGACGCCCTCGGCTCGATCCTGTCCTGGCAGAACTGGGAGGACCTGTTCTCCATGGCCCGCTTCATCGGCGTGAGCCGCCCGGGTTACGAGCTCGACGGCGAGCACATCGCCGCGGCGATGAAGGAGTTGCCCGACGAGGCGCTCCAGCTCGTCGAGGTGCCCGCCCTGGCGATCTCCTCGAGCGACTGCCGCTGGCGGGCCGCCCAGGGCAGACCCATCTGGTATCTGGTGCCCGACGGGGTCGTCCAGTACGTGACCAAGCGTGGACTGTATCCCGCATCCGTCCTCTCGACAGGGGAGCGCACACCGTGA
- a CDS encoding vWA domain-containing protein, with protein MPARRTSAPQPLAPHGIPGHLVEFVEALRGVGIAVGPSETVDAGRVLTVLGLGDREVLREGLACAVLRRADHRDTYDAMFDLWFPAALGARTVVSDDDDPDAAQDRLPSQDVEGLRDALVQLLSNNEDMARLDDRLAAMIAQIVEAYGRYDSSRGPSYSSYQALKAMALDELEGRLLAGLLAPYGEEPTPTQEQIAKAIAGKRIAQLRQLVEAETKRRTAERLGRQHVQTYSIPQLAENVEFLRASGEQLRQMRRVVAPLARTLATRLAARRRRSRAGEIDLRKTLRKSMSTGGVPIDVVLKKPHPARPELVVLCDVSGSVAGFSHFTLLLVHALRQQFSRVRVFAFIDTTDEVTEMFGADADLAVAVQRITREAAVYTRDGHSDYGHAFVSFLDKYPTALSPRSSLLVLGDARNNYRNPEVGLLTHMVDASRHAHWLNPEPKHLWGSGDSAVPRYTDVIPMHECRSAKQLAAVIDQLLPV; from the coding sequence ATGCCCGCCCGCCGTACGTCAGCACCGCAACCCCTTGCGCCGCACGGGATTCCAGGACATCTGGTCGAATTCGTCGAGGCGCTGCGCGGGGTGGGGATTGCCGTCGGGCCATCGGAGACGGTCGACGCGGGCCGGGTGCTGACGGTGCTCGGCCTCGGTGACCGCGAGGTGCTCCGCGAGGGGTTGGCGTGCGCGGTGCTGCGGCGCGCGGACCACCGCGACACCTACGACGCGATGTTCGACCTGTGGTTCCCCGCGGCGCTCGGCGCGCGCACCGTGGTGTCCGACGACGACGATCCCGACGCGGCCCAGGACCGGTTGCCGAGCCAGGACGTCGAGGGCCTGCGCGACGCCCTCGTTCAGTTGCTGTCCAACAACGAGGACATGGCCAGACTCGATGACCGGCTGGCCGCGATGATCGCCCAGATCGTCGAGGCCTACGGCCGGTACGACTCCAGCCGCGGCCCGTCCTACTCGTCGTATCAGGCGCTCAAGGCCATGGCGCTCGACGAGCTGGAGGGCAGGCTGCTGGCCGGGCTGCTCGCCCCGTACGGCGAGGAGCCGACGCCGACGCAGGAGCAGATCGCCAAGGCCATCGCCGGCAAGCGCATCGCGCAGCTGCGCCAGCTGGTCGAGGCGGAGACCAAGCGCCGGACCGCCGAGCGGCTGGGCCGCCAGCACGTGCAGACCTACTCGATCCCGCAGCTCGCCGAGAACGTGGAGTTCCTGCGGGCCTCGGGGGAACAGCTCCGGCAGATGCGCCGCGTGGTCGCCCCGCTGGCCAGGACGCTGGCCACGCGACTGGCGGCGCGGCGACGGCGTTCGCGCGCCGGCGAGATCGACCTGCGCAAGACGCTGCGCAAGTCGATGTCCACCGGCGGGGTGCCGATCGACGTCGTGCTGAAGAAGCCCCATCCGGCCCGCCCCGAACTCGTCGTGCTGTGCGACGTGTCGGGGTCGGTCGCCGGGTTCAGCCACTTCACGCTGCTGCTGGTGCACGCGCTGCGCCAACAGTTCAGCCGCGTGCGCGTGTTCGCCTTCATCGACACCACCGACGAGGTCACCGAGATGTTCGGCGCCGACGCCGACCTCGCCGTGGCCGTGCAACGGATCACCAGGGAGGCGGCCGTCTACACCCGCGACGGTCACTCCGACTACGGCCACGCGTTCGTGTCGTTCCTCGACAAGTACCCGACCGCCCTGTCGCCGCGCAGCTCGCTGCTGGTGCTCGGCGACGCCCGCAACAACTACCGCAATCCCGAGGTCGGGCTGCTGACGCACATGGTCGACGCCAGCCGCCACGCGCACTGGCTCAACCCCGAGCCCAAGCACCTGTGGGGTAGCGGCGACTCGGCGGTGCCGCGCTACACCGACGTCATCCCCATGCACGAATGCCGGTCGGCCAAGCAGCTGGCCGCGGTCATCGACCAGTTGCTGCCCGTCTGA
- the octT gene encoding diglucosylglycerate octanoyltransferase, protein MSSDESRRIDSPGRSAPARRTLLVFCDSLSYYGPTGGLPADDARIWPNLVAAQLDWDLELIGRIGWTCRDVWWAAIQDPRSWAALPRAGAVVFATSGMDSLPSPLPTALRELIRYVRPPLLRRWARDGYGWVQPRLASIARPALPAHLSVEYLEMTRAAIDYNRPGIPFVASIPSVHRAETYGNSHRWRDATAAAITAWGAAHDVPIVDLKAAVGDEVLSGRGNPDGIHWNFEAHRAVAELMMKGLAEAGVTVAGPGG, encoded by the coding sequence ATGTCCTCTGACGAGTCCCGCCGCATCGATTCCCCGGGTCGCTCCGCTCCTGCCCGCCGGACCCTGCTCGTCTTCTGCGACTCCCTGTCCTACTACGGTCCGACGGGCGGCCTGCCGGCCGACGATGCGCGCATCTGGCCCAATCTCGTTGCTGCGCAACTTGATTGGGATCTGGAACTGATCGGACGCATCGGCTGGACGTGTCGCGACGTCTGGTGGGCGGCCATCCAGGACCCGCGGTCGTGGGCGGCGCTGCCGCGGGCGGGCGCGGTCGTGTTCGCGACGTCGGGCATGGACTCCCTGCCCTCGCCGTTGCCGACGGCGCTGCGCGAGCTCATCCGCTACGTCCGGCCGCCGCTGCTGCGGCGGTGGGCGCGCGACGGTTACGGTTGGGTGCAGCCGCGACTGGCCTCGATCGCCCGCCCCGCCCTGCCCGCTCACCTCAGCGTCGAGTATCTCGAAATGACCCGTGCCGCCATCGATTACAACCGTCCGGGCATCCCCTTCGTCGCGTCGATCCCATCGGTGCACCGGGCCGAGACCTACGGGAACTCACACCGCTGGCGCGATGCCACGGCCGCGGCCATCACGGCGTGGGGCGCCGCGCACGACGTGCCGATCGTCGATCTCAAGGCCGCCGTCGGCGACGAGGTGCTCAGCGGGCGCGGCAACCCCGATGGCATCCACTGGAACTTCGAGGCGCACCGCGCGGTGGCCGAGCTGATGATGAAGGGGCTCGCCGAGGCGGGCGTCACGGTCGCGGGCCCGGGCGGCTGA
- a CDS encoding DegV family protein → MAVTVVTDSSARLEPEVLARWGIQQVPLHVLVDGLDLLDEVDQVPSDVYAHAHVTTAGATPADLAECYRRALAVSGGDGVVAVHLSAALSSTFSSAVGAAREFGAAVRVVNSRSAAAGVGFVAQAAARAAADGADLDAVEAAARAAVPRGHAFIVVHRLDNLRRSGRIGTAASWLGTALSLKPLLRLDVDGRLVLSQRIRTASKAHAALVDAVAEVVGDAPATLAVHHVDNHDGAAEIGAALGERLPHVDAMSISDMGPVLSVHVGGGAVGVCVTVDAP, encoded by the coding sequence GTGGCCGTCACGGTGGTGACCGACTCGTCGGCGCGGTTGGAACCGGAAGTGTTGGCGCGGTGGGGAATTCAGCAGGTGCCCCTGCACGTCCTGGTCGACGGTCTCGATCTGCTCGACGAGGTGGACCAGGTGCCCTCCGACGTGTACGCGCACGCCCACGTCACCACCGCGGGCGCCACGCCCGCCGACCTCGCGGAGTGCTACCGGCGGGCACTCGCCGTCAGCGGTGGTGACGGCGTCGTCGCCGTGCACCTGTCGGCGGCGCTGTCGAGCACGTTCAGCTCCGCCGTCGGCGCGGCGCGCGAGTTCGGCGCGGCGGTGCGGGTGGTCAACTCACGGTCCGCGGCGGCCGGGGTCGGGTTCGTCGCGCAGGCCGCGGCGCGGGCGGCAGCCGACGGCGCGGATCTCGACGCCGTCGAGGCCGCGGCGCGCGCCGCGGTGCCGCGCGGGCACGCCTTCATCGTCGTGCACCGCCTCGACAACCTGCGGCGCAGCGGCCGAATCGGCACTGCCGCTTCGTGGTTGGGGACGGCGCTGTCCCTCAAGCCGCTCCTGCGACTCGACGTCGACGGTCGCCTCGTCCTGTCCCAGCGCATCCGCACGGCGTCCAAGGCGCACGCCGCCCTGGTGGACGCGGTGGCCGAGGTCGTCGGCGATGCGCCCGCGACGCTGGCCGTGCACCACGTCGACAACCATGACGGCGCAGCGGAGATCGGCGCCGCGCTCGGCGAACGCCTGCCGCACGTGGACGCGATGTCGATCAGCGACATGGGGCCGGTGTTGTCCGTGCACGTCGGTGGTGGCGCCGTCGGCGTCTGCGTGACGGTGGACGCGCCGTGA
- a CDS encoding serine hydrolase: MTDVGDRIAAVFADAGATGWLHAVAVDGSSTGEVNVDGDRPVALASVYKLPLLVAMMRMVDGGRLDLTERVTLRPTDRTAGPSGISALLDDVTMSWRDLAAMMMSVSDNAAADAILQRVGVDEVADALSALGLTRSRILGGTADAYRLLHVDTGTTNLAAALDALADADRPPDPRAYDPLQSSSATAREMTTLLRTIWTDVAASPASCATIRRLMSLQVRSNRIASGFAFAGVSVAGKTGTMGALRHDVGVVRFDGERPYAVAVFTQSARATPIQPRIDAAIGQAARLAVDHLRGIGA; encoded by the coding sequence GTGACCGACGTCGGTGACCGCATCGCGGCGGTGTTCGCCGACGCCGGTGCGACGGGCTGGCTGCACGCCGTGGCCGTCGACGGTTCGAGCACCGGGGAGGTGAACGTCGATGGCGATCGGCCGGTGGCGCTGGCGTCGGTCTACAAGCTGCCGCTACTGGTCGCGATGATGCGCATGGTCGACGGCGGGCGTCTCGATCTCACCGAGAGGGTGACGCTGCGTCCCACCGACCGCACCGCGGGCCCGAGCGGAATCTCGGCGCTGCTCGACGACGTCACGATGTCGTGGCGTGATCTCGCCGCGATGATGATGAGCGTGTCGGACAACGCCGCCGCCGACGCGATCCTGCAGCGCGTCGGCGTCGACGAGGTCGCCGACGCGTTGAGTGCCCTCGGGCTGACCCGCAGTCGCATCCTCGGGGGCACCGCGGACGCCTACCGCCTTCTGCACGTCGACACCGGCACCACGAATCTGGCGGCCGCGCTCGACGCACTCGCCGACGCCGACCGGCCGCCGGACCCCCGCGCCTATGATCCGCTGCAGTCCAGCTCGGCCACCGCGCGGGAGATGACGACGCTGCTGCGCACCATCTGGACCGACGTCGCCGCCAGTCCCGCGAGTTGCGCGACGATCCGGCGCCTGATGAGCCTGCAGGTGCGAAGCAACCGCATCGCCAGCGGCTTCGCGTTCGCGGGGGTGTCGGTGGCGGGCAAGACCGGCACGATGGGCGCGCTGCGTCACGACGTCGGGGTCGTGCGATTCGACGGCGAGAGACCCTACGCGGTCGCGGTATTCACCCAGTCGGCACGGGCGACGCCGATTCAGCCCCGCATCGACGCCGCGATCGGGCAGGCCGCCCGCCTCGCCGTCGACCACCTGCGGGGCATCGGCGCCTGA
- a CDS encoding AAA family ATPase encodes MSVPARPAPLFTDIDDVAQRLAETGYLPDTATATAVFLADRLGKPLLVEGPAGVGKTELARAIAQSTGSGLVRLQCYEGVDEARALYEWNHAKQILRIQTGSQGGQGDWDQTKTDVFSEEFLLQRPLLTAIRRTDPTVLLIDETDKADIEIEGLLLEVLSDFAVTVPELGTITATRTPFVLLTSNATRELSEALKRRCLFLHIDFPDPDLERRILLSRVPELPEKLAEELVRIVGVLRGMALKKVPSVAETIDWGRTVLALGMDTIDDELIAATLGVVLKHQSDQVKASGELRLN; translated from the coding sequence GTGAGCGTTCCCGCCCGCCCAGCCCCACTCTTCACCGACATCGACGACGTCGCCCAGCGCCTCGCCGAGACCGGGTATCTGCCCGACACCGCGACGGCCACGGCGGTGTTCCTGGCCGACCGCCTCGGCAAGCCGCTGCTCGTCGAAGGGCCCGCCGGCGTCGGCAAGACCGAATTGGCCCGCGCCATCGCCCAATCCACCGGATCGGGTCTGGTGCGCCTGCAGTGCTACGAGGGCGTCGACGAGGCCCGTGCGCTCTACGAGTGGAACCATGCCAAGCAGATCCTGCGCATCCAGACCGGAAGCCAAGGCGGACAGGGTGATTGGGATCAGACCAAGACCGACGTCTTCAGCGAGGAGTTCCTGCTGCAGCGGCCGCTGCTGACCGCGATCCGGCGCACCGACCCCACCGTCCTGCTGATCGACGAGACCGACAAGGCCGACATCGAGATCGAGGGTCTGCTGCTGGAGGTGCTGTCCGACTTCGCGGTCACCGTGCCCGAACTGGGCACCATCACCGCGACCAGGACGCCCTTCGTCCTGCTGACGTCCAACGCCACCCGCGAGCTGTCCGAGGCGCTCAAGCGTCGCTGCCTGTTCCTGCACATCGACTTTCCCGACCCCGACCTCGAGCGGCGCATCCTGCTGTCCCGGGTGCCGGAACTGCCCGAGAAGCTGGCCGAGGAACTCGTCCGCATCGTCGGGGTGCTGCGCGGCATGGCGCTCAAGAAGGTCCCGTCGGTGGCCGAGACGATCGACTGGGGCCGCACCGTGCTGGCGCTCGGCATGGACACCATCGACGACGAGCTGATCGCCGCCACGCTGGGCGTGGTGCTCAAGCATCAGTCCGATCAGGTGAAGGCGAGCGGGGAGCTGAGGCTCAACTGA
- the rsfS gene encoding ribosome silencing factor produces MSATAEAIEMATIAARAAADKLADDVVVIDVSGELVITDCFVIASANNDRQVNAIVDEVEEQMRRAGYKPARREGTREGRWVLLDYVDIVAHIQHQDERNFYALDRLWRDCPLVPIDLDGPS; encoded by the coding sequence GTGAGTGCCACAGCCGAGGCCATCGAGATGGCCACCATCGCCGCGCGGGCGGCCGCCGACAAGCTCGCCGACGACGTCGTCGTGATCGACGTGTCCGGCGAACTCGTCATCACCGACTGCTTCGTCATCGCCTCGGCGAACAACGACCGCCAGGTCAACGCGATCGTCGACGAGGTCGAGGAGCAGATGCGCCGGGCCGGCTACAAGCCCGCCCGCCGCGAGGGCACCCGTGAGGGTCGCTGGGTCCTGCTCGACTACGTCGACATCGTCGCCCACATCCAGCACCAGGACGAGCGCAACTTCTACGCCCTCGACCGGCTGTGGCGGGACTGCCCGCTGGTCCCCATCGACCTGGACGGTCCGTCGTGA
- a CDS encoding nitroreductase family deazaflavin-dependent oxidoreductase — protein sequence MSEEAELSPTDWVRDQTKRILEQGTTDGVEVLDRPIVLFTTTGAQSGKKRYVPLMRVEENGHYAMVASKGGDPKHPSWYFNVLANDEVTVQDGEKVFTGHAREVSGDEREHWWKLAVEAYPPYAEYQTKTTRQIPVFVVE from the coding sequence GTGAGCGAAGAAGCCGAACTGAGTCCGACCGACTGGGTACGAGACCAGACCAAGCGCATCCTGGAGCAGGGCACCACCGACGGCGTCGAGGTCCTCGACCGGCCGATCGTGCTCTTCACGACGACGGGCGCGCAGTCCGGCAAGAAGCGGTACGTGCCGCTCATGCGCGTCGAGGAGAACGGCCACTATGCGATGGTGGCCTCCAAGGGCGGCGACCCCAAGCACCCCAGCTGGTACTTCAACGTGCTGGCCAACGACGAGGTGACGGTCCAGGACGGCGAGAAGGTCTTCACCGGCCACGCCCGCGAGGTCAGCGGTGACGAGCGCGAGCACTGGTGGAAGCTGGCCGTCGAGGCGTACCCGCCCTACGCCGAGTACCAGACCAAGACCACCCGCCAGATTCCGGTCTTCGTCGTCGAATAG
- the bla gene encoding class A beta-lactamase, which translates to MTNSINRRTLLGVAMAGVGAVVTGSPAAAQGPRAQDALAQLEARARVRLGVFALDTATQASTGYRADERFLLCSTGKVLDVAAILKRSETDPGLLDRVITYGPSDVLAYAPVTSQHVTDGMTVAALCDAAITVSDNTAANLLVELLGGPPAVTAFARGIGDGVTRVDRLEPDLNVTTPGDPRDTSTPRQMALDLQTLVLGDGLADDSRQRLTDLLKANTTGAQTIRAGLPSDWVVGDKTGSGAQGEGNDVAVAWPPNRPPLLIAIYVAPVDPHLAADDVHRVIAEAARIASGS; encoded by the coding sequence ATGACGAACTCGATCAACCGGCGCACGCTGTTGGGCGTCGCCATGGCCGGTGTCGGCGCCGTAGTTACGGGTTCACCCGCCGCCGCGCAGGGCCCCCGGGCGCAGGATGCGCTGGCCCAACTCGAGGCGCGCGCCCGGGTCCGACTCGGCGTGTTCGCCCTCGACACCGCCACGCAGGCGAGCACCGGTTACCGCGCCGACGAACGCTTCCTGCTCTGCTCGACGGGCAAGGTGCTCGACGTCGCTGCCATCCTCAAGCGCAGTGAGACCGATCCCGGTCTGCTCGACCGCGTGATCACCTACGGGCCGTCCGACGTCCTGGCCTACGCGCCGGTCACGTCGCAGCACGTGACCGATGGCATGACCGTGGCGGCGCTGTGCGACGCCGCGATCACCGTCAGCGACAACACGGCCGCCAACCTGCTCGTCGAACTCCTGGGTGGCCCGCCCGCGGTGACGGCGTTCGCCCGCGGGATCGGCGACGGCGTCACGCGCGTCGACCGGCTCGAGCCGGATCTCAACGTCACCACCCCCGGCGACCCCCGCGATACCTCCACCCCGCGGCAGATGGCGCTCGACCTGCAGACGCTGGTCCTCGGCGACGGGCTCGCGGACGACTCGCGGCAGCGGCTGACCGATCTGCTGAAGGCGAATACCACGGGGGCGCAGACGATTCGGGCCGGGCTGCCATCGGACTGGGTCGTCGGTGACAAGACCGGCAGCGGCGCGCAGGGCGAGGGCAACGACGTCGCCGTCGCCTGGCCGCCGAACCGGCCCCCGCTGCTCATCGCGATCTACGTCGCGCCCGTCGACCCGCACCTCGCGGCGGACGACGTGCACCGCGTCATCGCCGAGGCGGCCAGGATCGCCTCGGGGTCCTAA
- a CDS encoding LysR family transcriptional regulator encodes MTGAQQRIDLLRHLEFFVAVADELHFGRAAEAVGVRQPPLSQGLRRLERKLGSALFERGAKGVTLTEAGAALLPRARRLLGDAALLLAAADDARREPVGLRLGVPPQLPVSAVAALLTSARRVLPGQRVEQTTAPTTALLQMVVRGGLDVAVVVHPAPVAGLHAGPVTRMARHALIAADHPLAQRRSTSVSVRELVTSLPLALPPRRHHPAAHDDLLDASARFGLRVSTRHAEDDRAAMLAAASGTVAALTADPDLRSASVANLAITTDPFPLRLRLVRATSPDRPIEPAVVDAVQSALAGGR; translated from the coding sequence ATGACCGGTGCTCAGCAGCGTATCGACCTGCTCAGACACCTGGAGTTCTTCGTTGCCGTGGCCGACGAACTGCACTTCGGCCGCGCCGCCGAAGCGGTTGGCGTGCGCCAGCCGCCGCTGTCGCAGGGACTGCGCCGACTGGAACGCAAACTCGGCTCGGCCCTGTTCGAGCGCGGCGCCAAGGGCGTCACGCTCACCGAGGCGGGTGCCGCACTGCTCCCGCGCGCCCGCCGCCTGCTCGGTGACGCGGCATTACTGCTGGCGGCTGCCGACGACGCTCGGCGCGAACCGGTGGGCCTGCGTCTCGGCGTGCCGCCCCAGCTGCCGGTGAGCGCGGTGGCGGCCCTGCTCACGAGCGCGCGGCGGGTACTGCCGGGCCAGCGCGTCGAGCAGACCACCGCGCCGACCACGGCGCTGCTGCAGATGGTCGTCCGGGGTGGCCTCGACGTCGCCGTCGTCGTCCATCCCGCGCCGGTGGCGGGTCTGCACGCCGGGCCCGTCACCCGGATGGCGCGGCACGCCTTGATCGCCGCCGATCACCCTCTGGCGCAACGCCGTTCGACGAGTGTCTCGGTGCGGGAGCTGGTGACGTCGCTGCCGTTGGCGCTGCCGCCGCGTCGACACCATCCCGCCGCGCACGACGACCTCCTCGACGCCTCGGCACGGTTCGGGCTCCGCGTCAGCACCCGCCACGCCGAGGACGACAGGGCCGCGATGCTCGCCGCGGCGTCGGGGACCGTGGCGGCGCTGACCGCCGATCCCGACCTCCGCTCGGCGAGCGTGGCCAACCTGGCCATCACCACAGACCCATTTCCGTTGCGGCTGAGGCTCGTTCGGGCGACGAGCCCCGACCGACCGATCGAGCCGGCGGTCGTCGACGCCGTCCAGAGCGCGTTGGCGGGCGGACGGTGA
- the gpgP gene encoding glucosyl-3-phosphoglycerate phosphatase: MRVRRLVLLRHGQTEYNAESRMQGQLDTDLSELGRQQAEAAAEVLAKRQPLVIVSSDLRRALDTATALAERCGEPVAVDTRLRETHLGDWQGLTHLDVDAIAPGARLAWRDDARWAPHGGESRVDVAERSVPLVHELLARLDEWGTDGAGDASDRPVVLVAHGGLIAALTAALLDLPVDNWPVLGGMGNASWVQLSGHSADDAAPGDVRWRLDVWNASAQVANDVL, encoded by the coding sequence GTGAGGGTCCGTCGCCTGGTGCTGCTGCGGCACGGCCAAACGGAGTACAACGCCGAGAGCCGGATGCAGGGCCAGCTCGACACCGATCTCAGCGAACTGGGCCGCCAGCAGGCCGAGGCCGCGGCCGAGGTGCTGGCCAAGCGGCAGCCGCTGGTGATCGTGTCCTCCGACCTGCGCCGCGCGCTCGACACGGCCACGGCGCTGGCCGAGCGGTGCGGCGAGCCGGTCGCCGTGGACACCCGGCTGCGCGAGACCCACCTCGGCGACTGGCAGGGCCTGACGCACCTCGACGTCGACGCCATCGCGCCGGGCGCCCGGCTGGCATGGCGCGACGATGCGCGCTGGGCACCGCACGGCGGGGAGAGCCGCGTCGACGTTGCCGAGCGCAGCGTTCCGCTGGTCCACGAGTTGCTCGCCCGGCTCGACGAGTGGGGCACCGACGGTGCGGGTGACGCCTCGGACCGCCCGGTGGTGCTGGTGGCGCACGGCGGGCTCATCGCCGCGCTGACCGCCGCCCTGCTCGACCTGCCCGTGGACAACTGGCCCGTGCTGGGCGGGATGGGCAATGCGAGTTGGGTGCAGCTGTCCGGGCACTCCGCCGACGACGCGGCGCCGGGGGACGTCCGGTGGCGCCTCGACGTGTGGAACGCCTCGGCACAGGTCGCCAACGATGTCCTCTGA